Proteins encoded within one genomic window of Corvus hawaiiensis isolate bCorHaw1 chromosome 9, bCorHaw1.pri.cur, whole genome shotgun sequence:
- the TMEM275 gene encoding transmembrane protein 275, which produces MFSEKSSGSLSQKPTQKKTRPQGLPSPALCCACGLCIMLAGINITLVGAFAFGTFLPVNNPPIIIGPILLVVAFTFFGACCICSRRPPAHGARKSKPGSNIGLIKPGNTAFEIETSEHTVQDTTAVQLSPTNSPISSKKSTPVHENTKTCKLFTMEGNGPVAKYTTGGEAIQLNLPRDLATS; this is translated from the coding sequence ATGTTCAGTGAAAAGAGCAGTGGCTCTTTGTCCCAAAAACCCACCCAGAAAAAGACCCGACCCCAGGgcctcccctcccctgctctctgctgcgCCTGTGGACTCTGCATCATGCTAGCAGGGATCAACATCACTTTAGTGGGAGCATTTGCCTTTGGGACCTTCCTCCCTGTGAACAACCCTCCCATCATCATCGGACCCATCTTGTTGGTGGTGGCCTTCACGTTCTTCGGTGCCTGCTGCATCTGCAGCCGGAGGCCCCCAGCCCATGGGGCCCGGAAATCCAAGCCAGGTTCTAACATTGGCCTCATCAAACCTGGCAACACAGCCTTTGAAATTGAAACCAGCGAGCACACGGTGCAGGACACCACTGCTGTCCAGCTGAGCCCCACCAATTCCCCCATCTCCTCCAAAAAGTCCACACCGGTTCATGAGAACACCAAGACCTGCAAACTCTTCACCATGGAAGGCAATGGGCCAGTGGCCAAATACACCACAGGAGGAGAGGCCATACAGCTCAACCTGCCCAGGGACCTGGCCACATCCTAA